The following nucleotide sequence is from Candidatus Flexicrinis affinis.
CGGCCTTGATCGCGTGCGGCGCACGGCCGGCGGCGTGACGACTATGCACGCCGTCGCGCGCGTCTATGCGGCAGACGGCACGTTCCGGCGTTATGTCGTGCGGTCTAGCGAATTGTCGCCACAGCACCCACCCTACCTGCTGATGCGAGAATTGTTCAGCCAGCGCGACACCAGCGGCAAACGGATCGTCGTGCACGTCAACGGGCGGCTTCCGGCCGACATGCGCGCGGCGATGAAAACGTGGGGACAGGCGATCAAGGCACACTTCGCCATCGTCGAGATCGTGCGCCGAAACGTCCCGCGCCTGTATGCGCTAGACGATCGACGCGTCGTTGCACCGCCCGCAGGCTCACAGCTTGTCCTCAGTACCAGCGAGGCGATCGTCGTGCTGCCGTACACGCCGTTACCCGCACCTGCGCAATCCCCCAATCTTCGGGGGCGTGGAGCCATGTCGGGCCGCATTGGTGACGGAAATCACATATACTTAGGGATGACACCGCAGCCTGTACATGTGTTGGCAGATGGCATCTCATTGCGGCAGGCTGTGGACAGTGTCATTCGCTGGTCGCTGTTGGATTACAGCGCCCGTCCGACCGGTGTTCCGGCGACGGTGGTGAATACCGACACGCTGGCGTTCTGGTTGGAAAAGGGCGGAACCTTCACGCAAGATGGTGGAGACGTCCCGTTTTGGTTATAGGTCTTAGGAGGCTCAACATGCCACGCCTGATTCGCGGTTTCCTGTTCGCCACCTTCATGATGTTTGTCGGAGTCCTTGTCGCCCGTTGGATCTACGCGACCCGCTTAACGCCGGAGCAGCGCGAGAAGCTGCGCGCCCGCGTTGACGAGGCCATTGAAGCGGGCAAACACGCGGCCGAGGAGAAGCGCGATCGCCTCGAAGACCGGCTTGAACAGCTCGTCGGCGAGAACGGCGTCCGCGCCTAGTTCACGCTGAGAATCGACCGCCAGACAGGCGTCCATACGGGCGCCTGTTTGCGTTTCAGTCGGCGCCAACACGAACCGTCAGGGCGACGGAGATCGGCTCGGTCGTCATGTCGGCCAGCGGTGTAATGGCAATCGCGACATCCCTCGCATCCGGCGCAATGTCGACTTCCAGTCGTCCGCTGCCATATACCCGCTGCCGGTCGACGCGCACACCCGAATCGGTGCGCTGCATAACCTGCACCCACACCGACGACTCGATTCGGTTGTCCGTCAGCACCCACCCTGCCGCAGACCACTCTCCGACGCCTTGTTCGGTGTCGTCACGGTAACCGATCGCGTCGATCGCAATATCGTCCAGTGCCACACCCGGCTCGGTCAGCGCGTCGTCGGTGACGACCAGCCAACGCACCCGCACCCGCTGATCCACAAAGTCGTCCAACCGCACCCGCTCGGTATGCCATCCGCCGCTGTACCCCGTGACCGCCGGTCCATACGGGCTGTCCTCGGCGGCGTCGAGTTCAAGGACTTGCCACGTTGCACCGTCGTCTGTCGTCGCGGTGAGCAGCAGATAGTCGTAGTTATCCTCGAGGTCGTACCAAAGGTCGAACCACAGCTCCGGGACTGACGCGCCAGTCAGATCGAACTCATGCTGGAGCGCCGCGGCGCTGTCGTCAGCGCGCAGCGGGACCCAGAAATGGTCGCCTGACGCCGGCGAGGTCGGAAGCATCGACACGTCGGCGTCTGCGCTCACGTCGATCGTCAACACCCCGGCATCGCCAACGTCGACGGTGTAGTACGCCGCTGCAAAGGGGGGTAGCGAAACATCGATCGTCGAACCGACGGCGATTGGCCGCGACGCCGGCGCGGGAAGCGTCACGCTGCGGTAGCCGTGCAGGTCCGAACCGTCACTGCGCAGATAGTTTGCGGCGACCCAGTTAGCGATTAAGGTCTCGGCGTCCAGTTCCGGGTCGATTGCGCCCAGCATGGCGCGTACCGGTGCGAGCCCGGGGCCCTCGCCTGCCGCCAACGCCCTCACGCCCTCACGCCCGAAGCGATCTGCCACGTACGTAACGAACAGCCCCGCACCGCCGTAGTGCGCGCCGCGGTCCGACTCAAGGCTCCAGTCCGTGAGCTGAATGCCCGGATTGCGCTGGAATGCCGAAAACACCCAGTCCGCTGGCAGCATGCCAAGCGCCAGCTCGGTGTACGTTGACAGCCCCTCGTTCAGCCACGTCTGCGGATGTTCTCCGCGGTGGTCGCGAATCATGTGCTGGAACTCGTGCGCCAGCGTCGCGACGACCTGCGGCCGATCAAGCCGTCCACTCGCCAACGCGGTGCTAACGAAG
It contains:
- a CDS encoding immune inhibitor A, with protein sequence MSRRVGIVVVWVCVYAVVLAQPADPLPAIPPRDRVVLARELLGVTATDKPAPALAAVGDVRTFYAMDLNSGERRSLQAELIAAGSHATLWVETPIGIDVSAGASLLRQFDDIVYPAVRDLWGSEDIPGIDGDPRLMIVFVDGVTSGTAAYYSSSDRYPSEIVPLSSEADLFFVSTALASGRLDRPQVVATLAHEFQHMIRDHRGEHPQTWLNEGLSTYTELALGMLPADWVFSAFQRNPGIQLTDWSLESDRGAHYGGAGLFVTYVADRFGREGVRALAAGEGPGLAPVRAMLGAIDPELDAETLIANWVAANYLRSDGSDLHGYRSVTLPAPASRPIAVGSTIDVSLPPFAAAYYTVDVGDAGVLTIDVSADADVSMLPTSPASGDHFWVPLRADDSAAALQHEFDLTGASVPELWFDLWYDLEDNYDYLLLTATTDDGATWQVLELDAAEDSPYGPAVTGYSGGWHTERVRLDDFVDQRVRVRWLVVTDDALTEPGVALDDIAIDAIGYRDDTEQGVGEWSAAGWVLTDNRIESSVWVQVMQRTDSGVRVDRQRVYGSGRLEVDIAPDARDVAIAITPLADMTTEPISVALTVRVGAD